The following proteins are co-located in the Micromonospora viridifaciens genome:
- a CDS encoding Na(+)/H(+) antiporter subunit C: MRQPSLVLVIAVGVLVAAGVTLLLERSLTRILLGIILLGNGVNLLILVSGRPGGAPLVGSGPTERMSDALPQAMVLTAVVITFGLTAFLLAVAYRDWYLSGDDEVQDDLEDRQIARLAERNEVSTADLGGEGPNNDPEQVDPEPALRRLHRRREDQ; the protein is encoded by the coding sequence ATGAGGCAGCCGAGCCTGGTCCTGGTGATCGCCGTCGGGGTGCTCGTCGCCGCCGGCGTCACGCTGCTGCTGGAGCGGAGCCTGACCCGCATCCTGCTCGGCATCATCCTGCTCGGCAACGGGGTGAACCTGCTGATCCTGGTCAGTGGCCGGCCCGGCGGCGCGCCGCTGGTCGGTAGCGGGCCGACCGAACGGATGAGCGACGCGCTGCCGCAGGCCATGGTGCTCACCGCCGTCGTGATCACCTTCGGGCTGACCGCGTTCCTGCTCGCGGTCGCGTACCGGGACTGGTATCTCAGCGGTGACGACGAGGTGCAGGACGACCTGGAGGACCGGCAGATCGCCCGGCTCGCCGAGCGCAACGAGGTGTCCACCGCGGACCTCGGCGGCGAAGGGCCGAACAACGACCCGGAGCAGGTGGACCCGGAGCCGGCGCTGCGCCGGCTGCACCGCCGCCGGGAGGACCAGTGA
- a CDS encoding Na+/H+ antiporter subunit A, whose product MLVLLILHLVAALLAPLLVSRWGTRACYPLALAPAATFGWAVAHTGAILADGAVVETYPWVAELALDVALRVTTLSWLMLLLIGGVGALVLVYSARYFHAGSAGLARFAALMVAFAGAMLGLVVSDNLLLLYVFWELTTVLSYLLIGHSTERRSSRLAAAQALTVTTLGGLAMLVGFLLLGQHAGGYRWSLITTVPPPGGGYLATAVLLILAGALAKSAVFPFTSWLPVAMAAPTPVSAYLHAAAMVKAGVFLVALLAPALAPAGPWRPVTVVAGLVTLVVGGWAALRQTDLKLLLAYGTVSQLGLLTVVLGAGTPQAALAGTAMLLAHALFKAALFLVVGILDHSAGSRDLRDLSGVWRTAPGLAVVAALAAASMAGVPPLLGFVAKEAVLAAFTGQPLVLAVLVAGSALTVAYSIRFLWGAFAGRPGVPPTDVEPPPAVMLVPAALLAAAGLAAGPGASWLGGLLRPYAELLGPVEEGLALWHGPTAALGLSAVVLAGGAALHLVRGPLAPALARLRSPVGGNQGYEWVTHQFDRFAIKVTSATQRGALPQYLGTVLLVLVLVPGAAMLASRPWRATVVAWDTPAQLVVCVVIAVAAVFAIGARRRLTAMLLVGVTGYGTAMMFVFYGAPDLALTQMLVETATIAVFVLVLRRLPDRFSARPLRASRWVRRGIGIAAGLVLAGLALVAAGARRSPSISLAFPDLAVVEGHGRNVVNVTLVDIRAWDTMGEISVLVATATGVASLIYERSRTGPRPRRPTPSRDRRTVWLRGGVTLQERQRSIVFEVVTRLIFHTVVLFSLFLLVSGHNAPGGGFAGGLVASLALAVRYLAGGRYELAEAVPLGTGTVLGAGLAVSVGSGLVGLLTTGEVLRSTQVPLWLPLVGHFHLVTSLFFDIGVYLVVVGLVLDILRSLGAEVDRHVEAAGEPARGLAVERKAKQR is encoded by the coding sequence GTGCTCGTCCTGCTGATCCTGCACCTGGTGGCTGCTCTGCTCGCCCCGCTGCTGGTCAGCAGGTGGGGAACCCGCGCCTGCTACCCGCTCGCGCTCGCCCCGGCCGCCACTTTCGGCTGGGCCGTCGCGCACACCGGGGCGATCCTTGCCGACGGCGCGGTGGTCGAGACGTACCCATGGGTCGCGGAGCTCGCGCTCGACGTGGCGCTGCGCGTCACCACCCTGTCCTGGCTGATGCTGCTGCTGATCGGCGGGGTCGGCGCGCTGGTGCTGGTCTACTCCGCCCGCTACTTCCACGCCGGCTCGGCGGGGCTGGCCCGGTTCGCGGCCCTCATGGTCGCCTTCGCCGGGGCGATGCTCGGCCTGGTGGTCTCCGACAACCTGCTGCTGCTCTACGTCTTCTGGGAACTGACCACGGTCCTCTCCTACCTGCTGATCGGGCACAGCACGGAACGGCGGTCCAGCCGGCTGGCGGCCGCCCAGGCGCTGACCGTCACCACGCTGGGCGGGCTGGCCATGCTGGTCGGTTTCCTCCTGCTCGGCCAGCATGCCGGCGGGTACCGCTGGTCCCTGATCACCACCGTGCCGCCGCCCGGCGGCGGGTACCTGGCCACGGCGGTGCTGCTGATCCTGGCCGGGGCGCTGGCCAAGTCGGCGGTGTTCCCGTTCACCTCCTGGCTGCCGGTGGCGATGGCCGCGCCGACGCCGGTCAGCGCGTACCTGCACGCGGCGGCGATGGTGAAGGCCGGTGTCTTCCTGGTCGCGCTGCTCGCCCCGGCGCTCGCCCCGGCCGGCCCGTGGCGGCCGGTCACCGTGGTCGCCGGGCTGGTCACCCTGGTCGTCGGGGGCTGGGCGGCGCTGCGGCAGACCGACCTCAAGCTGCTGCTGGCGTACGGGACGGTGAGCCAGCTCGGCCTGCTCACCGTGGTGCTCGGCGCCGGCACCCCGCAGGCGGCCCTCGCCGGCACCGCGATGCTGCTGGCGCACGCGCTGTTCAAGGCGGCGCTCTTCCTCGTCGTCGGCATCCTCGACCACAGCGCCGGCAGCCGGGACCTGCGCGACCTGTCCGGCGTGTGGCGGACCGCGCCGGGGCTCGCCGTGGTCGCCGCGCTCGCCGCCGCCTCGATGGCCGGGGTGCCGCCGCTGCTCGGTTTCGTCGCCAAGGAGGCGGTGCTCGCCGCGTTCACCGGGCAGCCGCTGGTGCTGGCGGTGCTCGTGGCGGGCAGCGCGCTGACCGTGGCGTACAGCATCCGCTTCCTGTGGGGCGCGTTCGCCGGCCGGCCGGGCGTCCCGCCCACCGACGTCGAGCCGCCGCCGGCCGTGATGCTCGTACCCGCGGCCCTGCTCGCCGCCGCCGGGCTCGCCGCCGGCCCCGGCGCCAGCTGGCTGGGCGGCCTGCTGCGCCCGTACGCCGAGCTGCTCGGCCCGGTCGAGGAGGGCCTGGCGCTCTGGCACGGACCGACCGCGGCGCTGGGCCTGTCCGCCGTCGTGCTCGCCGGCGGCGCGGCGCTGCACCTGGTCCGCGGCCCGCTCGCCCCCGCGCTGGCCCGGCTGCGCTCCCCGGTCGGCGGCAACCAGGGGTACGAGTGGGTGACGCACCAGTTCGACCGCTTCGCCATCAAGGTCACCAGCGCCACCCAGCGTGGTGCCCTGCCGCAGTACCTCGGCACCGTGCTGCTCGTGCTGGTGCTGGTGCCCGGCGCGGCGATGCTGGCCAGCCGGCCGTGGCGGGCCACGGTCGTCGCCTGGGACACCCCGGCGCAGCTCGTGGTCTGCGTGGTGATCGCCGTGGCGGCGGTGTTCGCGATCGGCGCCCGGCGCCGCCTCACCGCGATGCTGCTGGTCGGGGTGACCGGCTACGGCACCGCGATGATGTTCGTGTTCTACGGCGCGCCCGATCTGGCGCTCACCCAGATGTTGGTGGAGACGGCCACCATCGCGGTGTTCGTGCTCGTGCTGCGCCGGCTGCCGGACCGCTTCTCGGCCCGCCCGCTACGGGCCAGCCGCTGGGTACGCCGGGGGATCGGGATCGCCGCCGGGCTGGTGCTGGCCGGGCTGGCCCTCGTCGCGGCCGGTGCCCGACGCAGCCCGTCGATCTCACTGGCCTTCCCCGACCTGGCGGTCGTCGAGGGGCACGGCCGCAACGTGGTCAACGTGACCCTGGTGGACATCCGGGCCTGGGACACCATGGGCGAGATCTCGGTGCTGGTGGCGACCGCGACCGGGGTGGCCAGCCTGATCTACGAGCGGTCCCGCACCGGGCCCCGGCCGCGGCGCCCCACCCCGTCCCGGGACCGGCGCACGGTGTGGCTGCGCGGCGGGGTCACGCTGCAGGAGCGCCAGCGCTCGATCGTCTTCGAGGTGGTGACGCGGCTGATCTTCCACACGGTGGTGCTCTTCTCCCTGTTCCTGCTCGTCTCCGGGCACAACGCCCCCGGGGGCGGCTTCGCCGGCGGGCTCGTCGCCAGCCTCGCCCTGGCGGTCCGCTACCTGGCCGGCGGCCGGTACGAGCTGGCCGAGGCCGTCCCGCTCGGGACCGGCACGGTGCTCGGCGCCGGGCTGGCCGTCTCGGTGGGCAGCGGGCTGGTCGGGCTGCTGACCACCGGCGAGGTGCTGCGGAGCACGCAGGTGCCCCTGTGGCTCCCCCTGGTCGGCCACTTCCACCTGGTCACGTCGCTCTTCTTCGACATCGGCGTCTATCTGGTCGTGGTCGGGCTGGTGCTGGACATCCTGCGCAGCCTCGGCGCCGAGGTGGACCGGCACGTCGAGGCGGCCGGCGAGCCGGCCCGGGGGCTCGCCGTCGAGCGGAAGGCAAAGCAGCGATGA
- a CDS encoding Lhr family helicase → MVGVADEVTGGDAAVLAEFGAATREWFAAAFAAPTAAQTAAWRSIAAGRNALVVAPTGSGKTLAAFLWSLDRLAKEPPPAEARQRCRVLYVSPLKALAVDVERNLRAPLAGIRQAATRLGLTPPEITVGMRTGDTPADERRAFARTPPDILITTPESLFLLLTSAARESLRGVRTVIVDEVHAVAGTKRGAHLALSLERLDALLEAPAQRIGLSATVRPVDGCARFLGGARPVDVVQPASSKTIEVSVQVPVEDMTRLDEQEPPEDDLGGPGPRRASIWPAVEERVFALVRSHRSTIVFTNSRRSAERLCARLNELAAEELAAAVAPDGSRLAQGGGPVGVSDPPGWDDGPAAADGGPRRGPLRAPRQPAEVMAQSGAAAGAAPVIARAHHGSVSREERKHIEEALKSGQLPAVVATSSLELGIDMGAVDLVVQIEAPPSVAAGLQRVGRAGHQVGAVSRGVVFPKHRGDLLSCTVVAERMGEGAIEELHYPRNPLDVLAQQIVAMVALEPWRLGDLAVLVRRAAPFAELPDSALHAVLDMLSGRYPSTAFAELRPRLVWDRATDVLTGRPGAQRLAVTSGGTIPDRGLFGVFLAGAERAARVGELDEEMVYESRVGDVFLLGSSSWRIEEITPDRVLVSPAPGQAARMPFWKGDQLGRPVELGRAIGARVRALLRQGDADAVAALRAGGLDDWAAGNLMAYLREQQQATRALPDDRTVVVERFRDELGDWRLAVHSVLGARVNGPWALAIGRRLAERYGVDAQVMPADDGIVVRLPDTADEPPGADVVVFEPDEIAQLVEVSVGTSALFASRFRECAARSLLLPRRDPRRRQPLWQQRQRAAQLLDVAREYADFPVTLEAARECLQDVFDQPALAELMRDLAARKVRLVEVESERPSPFARSLLFGYVGAFLYEGDAPLAERRAAALALDSGLLGELLGRVDLRELLDPAVLAETERQLRWLTEQRRPRDAEDAVELLRVIGDLSEAELAERGVPVDWLTELAAARRVLRVRIAGEERWVGVEDAARLRDALGVALPVGVAEAYLAPVADPLGDLVARYARTHGPFAAATCAARFGLGVFVVEQALRRLAATGRVVSGEFAPDSVGTQWCDAEVLRLLRRRSLAALRREIEPVPPRALAAFLPRWQQIGSSARGVEAVAATVEQLQGVAVPASALERLVLPARVADYSPAQLDELCASGEVVWAGSGAISGGDGWITLAYADAAPLLLPPPDEALARTPLHDAVLDALADGQALFFRSLSDRVGSIDDAALTAAIWDLVWAGHLTNDTLAPLRAVLGAGGAHRSRPAAPRTRYRRPGRVALPSRGGPPTVAGRWSRLPERDLDPTRRAAALADLLLERHGVVTRGAVLAEQVTGGFAAVYPVLSALEERGAARRGYFVEGLGAAQFAVPGAVDRIRALADDTRGASGPIMVLAATDPANPYGAALPWPERVVDSGDGRAAATGHRAGRKAGALVVLVGGDLALYVERGGRTLLSFTDDADALAAAAKALADAVHSGALGAISVERADGEAVRSSPLRDALTAAGFRPTPRGLRLRT, encoded by the coding sequence ATGGTGGGCGTGGCGGACGAGGTGACCGGCGGGGACGCGGCGGTGCTGGCGGAGTTCGGCGCGGCGACCCGCGAGTGGTTCGCCGCCGCCTTCGCGGCCCCCACCGCCGCCCAGACCGCCGCGTGGCGGTCGATCGCCGCCGGGCGCAACGCCCTGGTCGTGGCGCCCACCGGCTCCGGGAAGACCCTGGCCGCCTTCCTCTGGTCGCTGGACCGGCTGGCCAAGGAGCCGCCGCCCGCCGAGGCGCGGCAGCGCTGCCGGGTGCTCTACGTCAGCCCGCTGAAGGCCCTCGCCGTCGACGTGGAGCGCAACCTGCGCGCCCCGCTCGCCGGCATCCGGCAGGCCGCCACCCGGCTCGGCCTCACCCCGCCCGAGATCACCGTCGGCATGCGCACCGGCGACACCCCGGCCGATGAGCGGCGGGCCTTCGCGCGTACCCCGCCGGACATCCTCATCACCACGCCGGAGTCACTGTTCCTGCTGCTCACGTCCGCCGCCCGGGAGTCGCTGCGCGGCGTGCGCACGGTCATCGTCGACGAGGTGCACGCGGTCGCCGGCACCAAGCGCGGCGCCCACCTGGCGCTCTCGCTGGAACGCCTCGACGCGCTGCTGGAAGCGCCCGCGCAGCGGATCGGTCTGTCCGCCACCGTCCGGCCGGTCGACGGCTGCGCCCGGTTCCTCGGCGGCGCCCGCCCGGTCGACGTGGTGCAGCCGGCCAGCAGCAAGACCATCGAGGTCAGCGTGCAGGTGCCGGTGGAGGACATGACCCGCCTCGACGAGCAGGAGCCGCCGGAGGACGATCTCGGCGGTCCCGGCCCGCGCCGGGCGTCGATCTGGCCGGCCGTCGAGGAACGGGTCTTCGCGCTGGTCCGGTCGCACCGCTCGACGATCGTCTTCACCAACTCCCGGCGCAGCGCCGAGCGGCTCTGCGCGCGCCTCAACGAGCTGGCCGCCGAGGAGCTGGCCGCGGCGGTCGCCCCGGACGGCAGCCGCCTGGCGCAGGGCGGCGGGCCGGTGGGCGTATCCGATCCGCCGGGATGGGACGACGGCCCGGCGGCCGCCGACGGTGGCCCGCGGCGCGGGCCGCTGCGCGCGCCCCGGCAGCCGGCCGAGGTGATGGCGCAGTCCGGGGCCGCGGCCGGCGCGGCGCCGGTGATCGCCCGCGCCCACCACGGCAGCGTCTCCCGGGAGGAACGCAAGCACATCGAGGAGGCGCTCAAGTCCGGGCAACTGCCCGCGGTGGTGGCCACTTCCAGCCTGGAGCTCGGCATCGACATGGGCGCGGTCGACCTGGTGGTGCAGATCGAGGCCCCGCCGAGCGTGGCCGCCGGCCTGCAGCGGGTCGGCCGGGCCGGGCACCAGGTGGGCGCGGTCTCCCGGGGCGTGGTCTTCCCGAAGCACCGCGGCGACCTGCTCTCCTGCACCGTGGTCGCCGAGCGGATGGGCGAGGGCGCGATCGAGGAGCTGCACTACCCGCGCAACCCACTGGACGTGCTGGCCCAGCAGATCGTGGCGATGGTGGCCCTGGAGCCGTGGCGGCTCGGCGACCTGGCCGTGCTGGTCCGCCGGGCGGCCCCCTTCGCCGAGCTGCCCGACTCGGCGCTGCACGCGGTGCTCGACATGCTCTCCGGGCGCTACCCGTCGACCGCCTTCGCCGAGCTGCGGCCCCGGCTGGTCTGGGACCGGGCCACCGACGTGCTCACCGGCCGGCCCGGTGCCCAGCGGCTCGCCGTCACCAGCGGCGGCACCATCCCCGACCGGGGATTGTTCGGGGTCTTCCTGGCCGGCGCCGAGCGGGCCGCCCGGGTGGGCGAGCTGGACGAGGAGATGGTCTACGAGTCCCGCGTCGGCGACGTCTTCCTGCTCGGCTCGTCGTCCTGGCGGATCGAGGAGATCACCCCCGACCGGGTGCTGGTCTCGCCGGCGCCCGGGCAGGCCGCTCGGATGCCGTTCTGGAAGGGCGACCAGCTCGGTCGCCCGGTCGAGCTGGGCCGCGCGATCGGCGCCCGGGTCCGGGCGCTGCTCCGGCAGGGCGACGCCGACGCCGTCGCCGCGCTGCGCGCCGGCGGGCTGGACGACTGGGCCGCTGGCAACCTGATGGCGTACCTGCGCGAGCAGCAGCAGGCCACCCGCGCCCTGCCCGACGACCGGACGGTGGTGGTCGAGCGGTTCCGCGACGAGCTGGGCGACTGGCGGCTGGCCGTGCACTCGGTGCTCGGCGCCCGGGTCAACGGCCCGTGGGCCCTGGCGATCGGCCGCCGCCTCGCCGAGCGCTACGGCGTGGACGCCCAGGTGATGCCCGCCGACGACGGCATCGTGGTGCGGCTGCCGGACACCGCCGACGAGCCGCCCGGCGCCGACGTGGTGGTCTTCGAGCCCGACGAGATCGCCCAGCTCGTGGAGGTGTCCGTCGGCACCTCGGCGCTCTTCGCGTCCCGGTTCCGCGAGTGCGCGGCCCGGTCGCTGCTGCTGCCCCGCCGCGACCCGCGCCGCCGGCAGCCGCTCTGGCAGCAGCGCCAGCGGGCCGCCCAGCTGCTCGACGTCGCCCGCGAGTACGCCGACTTCCCGGTCACCCTCGAAGCCGCCCGGGAGTGCCTGCAGGACGTCTTCGACCAGCCGGCGCTGGCCGAGCTGATGCGCGACCTGGCCGCCCGCAAGGTACGCCTGGTCGAGGTGGAGTCCGAGCGCCCGTCCCCGTTCGCCCGCTCGCTGCTGTTCGGATACGTCGGCGCGTTCCTCTACGAGGGCGACGCGCCACTGGCCGAGCGCCGGGCCGCCGCGCTCGCCCTCGACTCGGGGCTCCTCGGCGAGCTGCTCGGCCGGGTCGACCTGCGGGAGCTGCTCGACCCGGCGGTGCTCGCCGAGACCGAGCGGCAGCTGCGCTGGCTGACCGAGCAGCGCCGCCCCCGCGACGCCGAGGACGCGGTCGAGCTGCTCCGGGTGATCGGCGACCTGAGCGAGGCCGAGCTGGCCGAGCGGGGCGTACCGGTCGACTGGCTGACCGAGCTGGCGGCGGCCCGGCGGGTGCTGCGGGTGCGGATCGCCGGCGAGGAGCGCTGGGTGGGCGTGGAGGACGCGGCCCGGCTGCGGGACGCGCTCGGCGTGGCGCTGCCGGTCGGGGTGGCCGAGGCGTACCTGGCGCCGGTGGCCGACCCGCTCGGCGACCTCGTCGCCCGGTACGCGCGCACCCACGGCCCGTTCGCGGCCGCCACCTGCGCCGCCCGGTTCGGGCTCGGGGTGTTCGTGGTCGAGCAGGCGCTGCGCCGGCTCGCCGCCACCGGGCGGGTGGTCTCCGGCGAGTTCGCCCCGGACAGCGTCGGCACCCAGTGGTGCGATGCCGAGGTGCTGCGGCTGCTGCGCCGCCGCTCCCTCGCCGCGCTGCGCCGGGAGATCGAGCCGGTGCCGCCGCGCGCCCTCGCCGCGTTCCTCCCCCGCTGGCAGCAGATCGGCTCGTCGGCCCGGGGCGTGGAGGCGGTCGCCGCCACCGTCGAGCAGTTGCAGGGGGTCGCGGTGCCGGCGTCCGCACTGGAACGGCTGGTGCTGCCCGCCCGGGTCGCCGACTACTCCCCCGCCCAGCTCGACGAGCTGTGCGCCAGCGGGGAGGTGGTGTGGGCCGGCTCCGGGGCGATCTCCGGCGGCGACGGCTGGATCACCCTCGCGTACGCGGACGCCGCGCCGCTGCTCCTGCCGCCGCCGGACGAGGCGCTGGCGCGTACCCCGCTGCACGACGCGGTGCTCGACGCGCTCGCCGACGGGCAGGCGCTCTTCTTCCGTTCCCTGTCGGACCGGGTCGGTTCGATCGACGACGCCGCGCTGACCGCGGCGATCTGGGATCTGGTCTGGGCCGGCCACCTCACCAACGACACCCTGGCTCCGCTGCGGGCCGTGCTCGGCGCGGGTGGGGCCCACCGCTCCCGCCCCGCCGCCCCACGCACCCGCTACCGGCGGCCCGGCCGGGTGGCGCTGCCCAGCCGCGGCGGCCCGCCCACCGTCGCCGGGCGCTGGTCCCGGCTGCCCGAGCGCGACCTCGACCCGACCCGCCGGGCCGCTGCCCTCGCCGACCTGCTGCTGGAGCGGCACGGCGTGGTCACCCGGGGCGCGGTCCTGGCCGAGCAGGTCACCGGCGGCTTCGCCGCGGTCTACCCGGTGCTCTCCGCACTCGAGGAGCGCGGGGCGGCCCGCCGGGGCTACTTCGTCGAGGGGCTGGGCGCGGCTCAGTTCGCGGTGCCCGGGGCGGTCGACCGGATCCGTGCCCTGGCGGACGACACCCGGGGCGCGAGCGGGCCGATCATGGTGCTGGCCGCCACCGACCCGGCCAACCCGTACGGCGCGGCGCTGCCCTGGCCGGAACGGGTGGTCGACTCCGGCGACGGCAGGGCCGCGGCCACCGGGCACCGGGCCGGGCGCAAGGCCGGCGCGCTGGTCGTGCTGGTCGGCGGCGACCTGGCGCTCTACGTGGAGCGGGGCGGCCGTACCCTCCTGTCGTTCACCGACGACGCCGACGCGCTCGCCGCGGCGGCCAAGGCGCTCGCGGACGCGGTGCACTCCGGAGCCCTCGGCGCCATCTCGGTGGAACGCGCCGACGGCGAGGCGGTGCGCTCCTCGCCCCTGCGCGACGCGCTGACCGCCGCCGGCTTCCGCCCCACTCCCCGCGGCCTCCGCCTACGCACCTGA
- a CDS encoding GNAT family N-acetyltransferase produces the protein MTGVHVRSAEPRDHADVAVLHHREWGGPYVVVHDTQYDLRELPTLVAVDGAGELAGALVYRLADDGLEVVSLAASSPGLGAGSALLAAAEAVALAAGMGRLWLVTTNDNLSALRFYQRRGLRIVAVDAGAVDRARRLKPTIPHVGEDDIPLHDELLLERRLTPPGGRP, from the coding sequence ATGACCGGGGTCCACGTACGCTCCGCGGAGCCGCGCGACCACGCCGATGTGGCGGTCCTGCACCACCGGGAGTGGGGCGGCCCGTACGTAGTGGTCCACGACACCCAGTACGACCTGCGGGAACTGCCCACCCTGGTGGCGGTGGACGGCGCGGGCGAGCTGGCCGGCGCCCTGGTCTACCGGCTCGCGGACGACGGGCTGGAGGTGGTCAGCCTCGCCGCGTCCAGCCCCGGGCTCGGCGCGGGCAGCGCCCTGCTCGCCGCCGCCGAGGCGGTCGCGCTGGCCGCCGGGATGGGTCGGCTCTGGCTGGTCACCACCAACGACAACCTCTCGGCGCTGCGCTTCTACCAGCGACGCGGGCTGCGGATCGTGGCGGTCGACGCGGGCGCGGTGGACCGGGCCCGGCGGCTGAAGCCGACCATTCCGCACGTCGGCGAGGACGACATCCCGCTACACGACGAGCTACTGCTGGAGCGGCGACTGACCCCGCCGGGTGGTCGCCCGTGA
- a CDS encoding SAM hydrolase/SAM-dependent halogenase family protein: MTGPWISLTTDYGLADGFVAACHGVIARLAPAARVIDVTHLVPPADVRRGAAVLAQAVPYLPVGVHVGVVDPGVGTARRGIALATPGGLLVGPDNGLLLDAAGALGGITDAVELTNPAWLAPAVSRTFHGRDVFAPVAARLALGAPLAEAGPALAPESLVRLPAPVVRTEPNGFAAEVLTVDHFGNVQLAAPAGLLDGLPERVRVAGPVDRQVQLGASAAPLERPQLEASDAAPRPGAVAEAVAVRGRTFGDAPAGALVAYVDSAGLVALAVNTGRAVDLLGVRPGDVVRVTAD, from the coding sequence GTGACCGGCCCCTGGATTTCGCTGACCACCGACTACGGTCTCGCCGACGGTTTCGTGGCGGCGTGCCACGGCGTCATCGCCCGGCTCGCCCCCGCCGCCCGGGTGATCGACGTGACCCACCTGGTGCCTCCGGCCGACGTCCGCCGGGGTGCGGCGGTGCTCGCGCAGGCCGTGCCGTACCTGCCGGTGGGGGTGCACGTCGGGGTGGTGGACCCGGGCGTCGGCACCGCTCGGCGCGGGATCGCCCTGGCCACGCCCGGCGGGCTGCTCGTCGGGCCGGACAACGGGCTGCTGCTGGACGCCGCCGGGGCCCTGGGCGGGATCACCGACGCGGTGGAGCTGACCAACCCGGCGTGGCTGGCACCGGCAGTCTCCCGCACCTTCCACGGCCGGGACGTGTTCGCCCCGGTCGCCGCCCGGCTGGCGCTCGGCGCGCCGCTGGCCGAGGCGGGCCCGGCGCTGGCCCCGGAGTCGCTGGTGCGGCTGCCGGCACCGGTGGTCCGCACCGAGCCGAACGGATTCGCCGCCGAGGTGCTCACCGTCGACCACTTCGGCAACGTGCAGCTCGCCGCCCCGGCCGGTCTCCTCGACGGGCTGCCGGAGCGGGTCCGGGTGGCCGGCCCGGTCGACCGGCAGGTCCAGCTCGGCGCGTCCGCCGCACCGCTAGAACGGCCTCAGCTCGAAGCGTCCGACGCCGCGCCGCGACCTGGGGCCGTCGCGGAAGCCGTCGCGGTGCGGGGACGGACCTTCGGCGACGCCCCGGCCGGCGCGCTGGTCGCGTACGTCGACTCGGCCGGGCTGGTCGCGCTGGCGGTCAACACCGGCCGCGCGGTCGACCTGCTCGGCGTACGCCCCGGCGACGTGGTCCGCGTGACCGCGGACTAG
- a CDS encoding DNA-formamidopyrimidine glycosylase family protein yields MPEGDTVWNTARVLQRALAGARLTGSDFRVPQLAAADLSGWTVRGSASRGKHLLLRLTAPEGHVDGGRDWTLHSHLRMDGAWRAYAPGERWAARPAHLIRAVLRSPDAVAVGYHLHELALVPTAEEESLVGHLGPDLLGPDWDPAEAVRRLAAHPDETVGEALLDQRNLAGVGNLYKCEALFLRGISPWTPVRAVPDLAGVVTLAQRLLAANRGRWTQSTTGSLHRGGTSYVYGRRAQPCRRCGTAIRKEELGERVTYWCPACQPDRR; encoded by the coding sequence GTGCCCGAAGGTGACACCGTCTGGAACACCGCTCGCGTCCTCCAGCGGGCGCTGGCCGGTGCCCGGCTCACCGGCTCCGACTTCCGGGTGCCGCAGCTCGCGGCGGCCGACCTGTCCGGCTGGACCGTCCGCGGGTCGGCCAGCCGGGGCAAGCACCTGCTGCTCCGCCTCACCGCGCCCGAGGGGCACGTTGACGGCGGGCGGGACTGGACCCTGCACTCGCACCTGCGGATGGACGGCGCCTGGCGGGCGTACGCCCCGGGCGAACGGTGGGCGGCCCGGCCCGCGCACCTGATCCGGGCGGTGCTCCGCTCCCCCGACGCGGTCGCGGTCGGCTACCACCTGCACGAGCTTGCCCTGGTCCCGACCGCCGAGGAGGAGTCGCTGGTCGGCCACCTCGGGCCGGACCTGCTCGGCCCGGACTGGGACCCCGCCGAGGCGGTCCGCCGACTGGCCGCCCACCCGGACGAGACCGTGGGCGAGGCGCTGCTGGACCAGCGCAACCTGGCCGGAGTGGGCAACCTCTACAAGTGCGAGGCGCTGTTCCTGCGTGGGATCTCGCCGTGGACGCCGGTCCGGGCGGTGCCCGACCTGGCCGGCGTGGTCACCCTCGCGCAGCGGCTGCTCGCCGCGAACCGGGGCCGCTGGACGCAGAGCACCACCGGCTCACTGCACCGGGGCGGGACCAGCTACGTGTACGGCCGGCGGGCTCAGCCCTGCCGGCGCTGCGGCACCGCCATCCGCAAGGAGGAGTTGGGCGAACGGGTCACCTACTGGTGCCCGGCCTGCCAGCCGGACCGCCGCTGA